The sequence TGGACGTTACACATGAAGTGCGTGTGGTAGACGTTGTCGAACCGAACCAGCGTCGTGAACATCGCGACGTCGGCCTCGGTCAGCCGATCGCCGGCGAGGTAGCGCTGGTCTGCCAGCACCTCGTCCCAGTGATCGAGCGCCGCGAAGAGGTCGTCGACGGCCTCGTCGTAGGGCTCCTGTCTGGTCGCGAAGCCGGCACGGTAGACGCCGTTGTTGATCGGCTCGTAGATCTCGTCGATGATCCGGTCAACCTCGTCGCGGTAGCCCTCGGGGTAGAGGTCGACGTCCCGGTTCGCGTAGTCGTCGAACTCGGTGTCGAGCATTCTCATGATCTCTTCGGACTCGTTGTTGACGATGGTGTCCTCCCGTTTGTCCCAAAGGACGGGCACCGTCACGCGACAGGTCGCGTCCGGATCGGCCTCCACGTACAGCTCTCGGAGGTAGTCGGCGTCGCGGACGTGATCGCGCGTACAGCCCTCCTTTTCGGGCGTGAACTGCCAGCCGTCCTCGTCGCGGTAGGGGTCGACGATCGAGACCGAAATCGCGTCCTCGAGTCCCTTCAGCGCCCGCGTCACGAGCGTCCGGTGGGCCCACGGGCAGGCGTAGGAGACGTAGAGGTGGTACCGCCCGGCCGCGGGCTGGAATGTCGCGTCGGGATCGTCCCGAACCCGGTCGCGAAACGTCGTCTCCTGTCGCTGGAACGAGCCGTCGCCGTCGTTGGCCTCGTACGCGTCGGTTCGCCACTCGCCGTCGACGAGCATGTTCATGGTCGATTAAAGGGGCTCGAGGCTCAAAGACTCTCGCTAACACCGGTGTTACCGCGGCGGACCGTCGACGAACGCATCGCCGCCCGCCGCGGTTATCTGGGAAATCCGTCGTATTCGGTCCGTTCACCGGTTTCGTAGTAAGACTTTTCAGCTATCGTTGGATTATACCGTATCGTGACTTTCGATGAGTGGCGGTAGTGACGGTCCACCGGACGGTGACCCGACGGATACATTCGTTGAGGGAACGGGCGACGAAGAGCCGCGAATAACCTTCTACGGCGGGCGGGGCATGAGCGCGCTCCCGATCGCCGTCTTCATCGTTTGGGCGATTGTCCAGACGGCGCTGTGGCGCATCTCGGATACGGGCGGGCTGATCGTCGGGATGCTGCTCGGGCTCATCGTCGGGATGTTCTTCGTCCGCGGGGACTGGGCGTCCTACGCCAACACGATCTTCGAGGGGATGACCCAGCCGGTCGCGGTGACGGCCATCGTGGCCTGGATCTGGGCCGGCATCTTCGCGCAGCTGTTACAGGACGGCGGCTTCGTCGGCGGCCTCGTCTGGCTCGCCGATCTGGCCGGCGTCGGCGCGGCGCTGTTCCCGGCCGCCACGTTCGTCCTCGCGGCGCTGTTCACGACGGGCATCGGGACGGGATACGGCGCGGCCGTCGCGTTCGTCACGCTGTTCTTCCCGACCGGGCTCCTGCTTGGAGCGAGTCCGGTGCTCACGTTCGCCGCGATCCTGTCCGGTGCGATCTTCGGCGACAACCTCGCGCCCGTCAGCGACACGACGATCGTCAGCGCCGTCACGCAGGACTCCGACATCGGCGGCGTCGTCGCCTCGCGGTTCAAGTACGTCATCATCGCCGCCGCGCTGACGTTCGTCGGCTACGTCGTTGCAGGACAGACGATGGGCGGCATCGAGACCGGCGCAGGCGCCGCCGACCTCCTCGCCGAGGCGAGCGATCCGATCGGACTCGTCCACCTCGTCTCCATGGGGATCGTGATCGGCGCGGCGATCGCCGGTCGACACATCGTTGAGGCGATCTCGTGGGGGATCGTCGTCGCCATCGCGTTCAACCTCGTGCTCGGACTGGCGGGTATCGGCGAGATCGTCACGTTCTCTGCGCCGGCGGACGCCCCGCTGGCCCAGCCGCTTGCCGACCTGCCGATCCTCCAGATCGTCGACAATGCGGACGCGGTCGGCGTCTCCGGCAGCGTCATGGAGGGCGCGTCCGGCTTCTTCGAACTCTCGATTCTCGTCTTGCTGATCATCGCGGCCGCCCAGATCATGATCCGGGGCGGCGCGTTTCAGGCGATCCTCGACTGGTCGCTCGAGAACCTCGCGACGAACGTCCGCAACGCCGAACTCACGATGGTCGCCTCGGCGGCCCTGATCAACGCGATCATCACGATCAACACGGCCGCGGAGGTCGCGATCGGTCCCTACATCTCGAAGATCGGCGAGCGGTTCAACTTGAACGGCTACCGCCGGGCGAACATCTTGGACGGCCAGACCGCCGCGCTGGGGTACATTTTCCCGTGGTCCGGCGGCGTCCTCGCCGGCTACCAGGCGATGGAGGGACTCCCCGGTGAGTACGAGTGGCTCGATCAGGGGATGCTCGTCACCCCGATCGACGTCGTTCCCTACGTCTTTCAGGGCTGGCTGCTGGTGGCGGTGTTCGTCGTCGCGGCGATCACCGGCTTCGGCCGCGAGTACGTGACCGACCGCGAGAGCGAGGAGGTGGCTCGCGTATGAGCCTCTTTAGCAAGTACCTCCGCGGCTGGCGGTTCCGCAGTTCTGAACCGACGTTCGAACCCGGCGACGAGATCAGCGTCTTCGTCGCTGAAACCAACGGGACCGACGGCCGCGCCTACGTCGGCGACACCCGTCTGACCGTCGAGGGAGCCGGTCCAGAGACCGTCGAGAAACGCGTCCGGGTCCGCGTGACCGAGTTCGACGGCTCGTCGGCGACCGGCCGCGGTGAGTTACTCGAAGTCGTCGGCGAGAGCTCCTACACCGGCTGACGACCACCGACGACGGGGTCGGCCCGTCATCCCGGGAGAGAGACGCGCTTTTATCATCCAGCGGTTCCCACCGAGGAACATGGCAGAGGACGAACGGGAGCAGCACCGCCAGAGCCGCCTGTTCACGGACGACGACGGCGATTTCGACGCCGAACGGGCCCGCGAGGAGTCGCTGCCGGTCGAGGACGGCGAGGTGATCGACACCGACGAACTGGCCGATCACCAGCGCTACGTCGAGGGGCGGGGGATCTACGACGAGCGCAACCGGCTCAACGACCTCACCGGCAAGGAATGGAAGTACGCGACGAAGTCCGTGATCGCCGAGGGCTACCCGCCGGCCCTCCAGCACGACCTACGCAGCGAACACGGCGGCCAGAAACCGCCGCGGCTCTGCGCCGAGCTGATCGGCCGGTTCAGCAAGACCGGCGACACCGTTCTCGATCCGTTCGCCGGCGTCGGCGGCACGCTGCTCGGTGCGAGCCTCTGCGAGCACGAGGGAACCGGGCTGCGCGAGGCCATCGGCTTCGAGCGGAACCCCCGGTGGGTCGAAATCTACGAGACCGCCCTCGAGCGCGAAAACGAGGAGCGCCGCGAGCGCGGCGAGCCGCCGCTTGCCGATCAGGACATGCGCCACGGCGACTGCGCGGATCTAATCGAGGAGGTCCCGGACGACTCGGTCGACCTCCTGTTGACCGACGTTCCCTACTGGCACATGGACGAACTCGAGCAGACGCGCAACGAACGCGCGACCCGGGAGAGCAAACTGGGTGCGTTCGACGCGGCCGCCGTGCCCGACGAGGACGACGAC comes from Haloterrigena salifodinae and encodes:
- a CDS encoding glutathione S-transferase family protein, which translates into the protein MNMLVDGEWRTDAYEANDGDGSFQRQETTFRDRVRDDPDATFQPAAGRYHLYVSYACPWAHRTLVTRALKGLEDAISVSIVDPYRDEDGWQFTPEKEGCTRDHVRDADYLRELYVEADPDATCRVTVPVLWDKREDTIVNNESEEIMRMLDTEFDDYANRDVDLYPEGYRDEVDRIIDEIYEPINNGVYRAGFATRQEPYDEAVDDLFAALDHWDEVLADQRYLAGDRLTEADVAMFTTLVRFDNVYHTHFMCNVQYVREYENLWPYLRDLYQTDDVAETVNMDHIKEHYYTTHPDVNPHRIVAQGPDLDFEAPHDRDELPGSPPADLTAASADD
- a CDS encoding Na+/H+ antiporter NhaC family protein, which encodes MSGGSDGPPDGDPTDTFVEGTGDEEPRITFYGGRGMSALPIAVFIVWAIVQTALWRISDTGGLIVGMLLGLIVGMFFVRGDWASYANTIFEGMTQPVAVTAIVAWIWAGIFAQLLQDGGFVGGLVWLADLAGVGAALFPAATFVLAALFTTGIGTGYGAAVAFVTLFFPTGLLLGASPVLTFAAILSGAIFGDNLAPVSDTTIVSAVTQDSDIGGVVASRFKYVIIAAALTFVGYVVAGQTMGGIETGAGAADLLAEASDPIGLVHLVSMGIVIGAAIAGRHIVEAISWGIVVAIAFNLVLGLAGIGEIVTFSAPADAPLAQPLADLPILQIVDNADAVGVSGSVMEGASGFFELSILVLLIIAAAQIMIRGGAFQAILDWSLENLATNVRNAELTMVASAALINAIITINTAAEVAIGPYISKIGERFNLNGYRRANILDGQTAALGYIFPWSGGVLAGYQAMEGLPGEYEWLDQGMLVTPIDVVPYVFQGWLLVAVFVVAAITGFGREYVTDRESEEVARV
- a CDS encoding DNA methyltransferase; the protein is MAEDEREQHRQSRLFTDDDGDFDAERAREESLPVEDGEVIDTDELADHQRYVEGRGIYDERNRLNDLTGKEWKYATKSVIAEGYPPALQHDLRSEHGGQKPPRLCAELIGRFSKTGDTVLDPFAGVGGTLLGASLCEHEGTGLREAIGFERNPRWVEIYETALERENEERRERGEPPLADQDMRHGDCADLIEEVPDDSVDLLLTDVPYWHMDELEQTRNERATRESKLGAFDAAAVPDEDDDVEESPTDEGPATEADAETGTGTKAEWLDDMAAKFERFTDAVTPDGHLVVFIGDMYREQSYKFLSADLARAIESTAPVTLAANLIWYDPTKDLHVYGYPFSFVPSMVHQNVLVFRPETDT
- a CDS encoding DUF7513 family protein, encoding MSLFSKYLRGWRFRSSEPTFEPGDEISVFVAETNGTDGRAYVGDTRLTVEGAGPETVEKRVRVRVTEFDGSSATGRGELLEVVGESSYTG